From Prevotella sp. oral taxon 299 str. F0039:
AACACTTTACTGTTAATGCAGATCTTACATATAACATCAATGGAATATTCAAAAGTAGCTTTCAAACGATTACATTTCCACTTTACCCCCTTTATCTTAATATCGGATTTGGATATCGTTTCTAAAGGATGACGCCATATTAGCATGAAAAAGGATAGTCTATGTTGCGTAGGGCATATTACAAAAGACAAGATTATTACTCCTAAAGATGAGTTTTCTCTGTTTGGAGGAACGGCGTTTTATTTTGCACATGCAATAAATACGCTACCTAAATGTGTTCAATTTGAATTGATTACAAAGGTTGGCGACAATGCAAAAGCTGCAGTTCTAGAGCTTAAGGAACTAGGAATTGATGTGCAAAACTTTGATAGTGAACACACCGTTTATTTTGAAAATAGATATGGAAACGATCCTAATCACCGCACACAACGTGTGTTAGCTAAGGCAGATGCTTTCGAAATTGAAGATGTTATCAATTCAAATGCCGATATTTATCATATTGGTTCGCTCTTAAATGACGACTTCTCGCCCGAAGTTCTTCAGTTTTTGGCTCAAAAAGGCTTGTTGTCTATCGATGCACAAGGCTTTTTACGTCGTGTAGAAGATGGAAATGTACTTGCAACGAACTGGTGTAGCAAGCAAGAACTACTTGAGATTACTCACTTCTTGAAGGTGAATGAGAACGAGATGGAAGTGCTAACCAACTATAAAGATCCACGAAAAGCAGCACAATTGCTTGCCAAAATGGGTGTGAAAGAAGTTATTATAACACTTGGGAGTTATGGCTCTTTGATTTATACCAACGGTACTTTCTATGATATACCTGCTTATAAACCTGCTCAGTTGATTGATGTAACGGGCTGTGGAGATACTTATATGGCTGGATATTTATATGGAAGAGCAACAGGAAAGGGTGTTCAAGAGAGCGGAGAACTTGCTGCTCGGATGTGTACTCGTAAGATAGAGGGAAGCGGTCCGCTAACTTCTTTTGAACTATAAGAAAGTAGAACAAAGGCGTTGGAGGAGCAATCGAAAAATGATATCACGAAAATTGCTTTGCAAACTCAGTGCTTTTGGCACATAATGTTAATGCTTTTGAAGGGAATACCATTAAATATCTTAGAATTAAAGAAGAAAAGTGATAGACCCTCACTACTGTTTGTGTAATCAGAAATGATTTCCAATATTTGTGAATGTGTAAGTTCCATTTTATTGTTATTATTTTTTGTACTTATACAAAGATAAGAAAAATATGGATTTCCACACTTTTTTAGTGCACAACCGCTAGTGTGATTGGAACAGAAAGAAGTAATTATGCACAAGAAAATGAAACGGGAAGGTGTTTATCTAAACACATTCCCGTTTTATTTAATAGAGTATTATTTCCTTATTAGGACATCTATTGTTTAGGCATACAGAAGTAGCCACGGTATAGATATTTATTCTTTATTACAGACATAATACCCCAGACATTTGTTCCATCGTTCTTGATGATTTCTACTTTTACATTATCAAATGTAGTGATAGGGCCATAAAATTGAAGTCGAGCTTCAATTTTGGCATTGTCATACACACCAACGGATTCGTCGCCATCAAAGAAGAGACGAAGATATTGATAGTCTTGATACTCAAAACCAATTTTGTTTTTGTTTCCCTCTTTTGTGTTAATAGCTTGAAGATAGTTGTAACCAGACCAGTTTATAACTTTTCCTTCATTCCAAGCAATGCGCTTGACGTTGCTGTTCATGATTTCAGCTTTTTCGTTATCGGTATAAGGAACGTCGGTTTCAGCTACAGTTACTTTTACCTTTGCAACAAGTCCAGCAGCATCAGTGATGTTAACCATCGTTTCGCCAGAGTGTACACCACGAATATAAATAGCTGTATCTCCTTGTACGCGAAGGAACTGTGCTACGTCTGTATTCTCGCTTTTAACTTGGTAGTCTCCATTTCCTTTCTTTACAACCACTTTCTGATCTCCTGCGTCATGACCAAGTATTTTAGATATACTTATCTCCTCCTTGTCAAGCAGAATCGACATGTACATAGATTTGATGGTGACACGTTTATAGTTTCCTGCGTCATCAGAAATAATGCAAGCAGTGATTCCTTTTTGAAGACTCTTAATTGTGATGGCATTGTTTTCGAGGCTTGCCACAGCAATGTCGGGAGATTCATTGATTACCTTATAATTTCCTCCACCTTTTAAGATTTTAGTGGTAGAAGTTTCGCCAACAGGAACAGATAAGGTATCGTTTTCTAATTGAATCTCTACTGGAGTAGCTGTTGGTTCTTCGGGAGTGATGTCTGACTTGTTGTTGCAGGCAGAAAAAACACCTGCTAGCAACAATCCTATTATTGATAGATAAAATAATCGTACTTTCATCTTATTTTCTTTTAAAGGTTTACCAATCTTTTCTATAAATACCCGTTTGGACAACATTTGCACCATAGAAGGCTTGTGAAATTCTGTTGAGAACTTCTAGAGGAGTACGTTTAGGATCTAAACCGAACACCATTGTGCCGCCATAGCCTTCGGACTTTATTCTATCATAAACGCTAGATGGAGATGCATAGTTACGCGCACATTCAACAGATCCTAAGAACATACCACTCTTGGGCATACCTGGATAGTTATTGCTTAAATCAGATGTGCCTCCGTAATCATGAATTCCACAATCTACAAACTCTCCAGGTTGCTTTCCCTCAACACTATATAAGTTTGTAGTTCCGCCATACACATAAACCTGAACAAGTTTGTTTGGCATTGCTTTTTTAGTTTCATAGCATAGGCGTGAAGCATTACCACCAGATACAAATCCAGGATAACTACCACCTGTGTTAGAATACTCATCATCGAAGAATACTCCATCAAGATTATAGGCTTCGACCTTTGCCTTTAATTCTTGTGCAAAATGTTTGCAACCTTCTACAGATAGATTGGTTATCGCAGCACGGTCGTGATTACCCAAGATACCTAAGATAACTTTCATACCTTTTTGCTGTAAAGGTTCAAGATACTTCTCTTTATATTGTAACACATGAGAGATGTTTTCATTGTTATAATTGTAAACCTCTTGTGTTTCCAAATTATAATTAATGTTTCCAGAGAAAAGAATTACTTGGTCGAAGAAATATTGACCAGTGCCTTGCAATGTGAAACAGAGATTATAAAGAGGATTAGAGTCGTTTATTTCCATGCAACTGATTACTTGCAAACCATTATGTTTGTGACAGTTTGGCATTTTTGTGATATCTTGTACGAAAAGTACAAATTCACCTTTTTCTTTTGAAATTTGGTTTTGTGCACTATTCAAACGTAATGGGATTGCATAGATACCATTCTTTTCCAAATTATTAGCAGTGTTGTATTTTACGCTTATAGGATTAGATTTTATATCCCCTGCTTCAACGACAGGAGTTCCTTCTATAGTAACTAAATCCTCTGGTAATGCTTGATAATTGGTCTTGTTTTTATCATTATAAGCTTTGAGAACTGTGGCATCATAAGAAAGAGAATATTCTTGCTTGGTTGTTGATGCTGTAGTTACATTTACATAGAAGTTAGTGGCTCCTTTAACATTGAAAAGAAGTGAATCGCGCATACTTGCTCCATACTTATCTGTGAGATAAGCTAATTGTTTTTCTGGAGTGCTATAATTTTCTTCATCTACTCCTTGCACGTTGATTGAATTCGAGCAAGCAGTTGTTAAGCCTGCAATTAGTATGATTCCAATTGCAACTTTTATTATGGTTAAAAACTTTTTGTTCATCTTTGTTGTAATCTAAAGTTATTTAGTTGCTGGTAATGAAACGGGTTTCCATGTTAAAGTCTTATTAGCTTTTAGGTCATTTCCATTTCCAGAATAGTCTTTTACTGTGAGTGTAGAACTATCATCAAATTTCCAATAAGCAACAAGACCAGGAGTTGTGGGATCTACACTATATATGCTTGAAGCTATTTCTTCTTGCGTACGAACAACATCCCAAACTCGAGCTTCTGAGATACAACCATTTAAGTCACGCTTATCGTCATAGGATTTTCCTACAAGGAAATTGCGGTCATAACCATTTCCCTCAAGAGTTATAGAACCGATACTACGTTCGTCCTCATACATTAATTTTCCATTAATGTAGATCTTTATTTCTCCACCATCTTCATTATAGGTTAGGGCAACGTGTTGCCATGTGTTTGTTTTCAATTGCAATTTGCTATCAGTAATGTTTGTGTTGGGCGTTGCAATTTGTAGTTGGTTAGGTGGTAAACCTGCATCACCAATACGCATAAGGAACTTACCTTCAATACCCATGATAGTG
This genomic window contains:
- a CDS encoding PfkB family carbohydrate kinase; the protein is MKKDSLCCVGHITKDKIITPKDEFSLFGGTAFYFAHAINTLPKCVQFELITKVGDNAKAAVLELKELGIDVQNFDSEHTVYFENRYGNDPNHRTQRVLAKADAFEIEDVINSNADIYHIGSLLNDDFSPEVLQFLAQKGLLSIDAQGFLRRVEDGNVLATNWCSKQELLEITHFLKVNENEMEVLTNYKDPRKAAQLLAKMGVKEVIITLGSYGSLIYTNGTFYDIPAYKPAQLIDVTGCGDTYMAGYLYGRATGKGVQESGELAARMCTRKIEGSGPLTSFEL
- a CDS encoding BT_3987 domain-containing protein yields the protein MNKKFLTIIKVAIGIILIAGLTTACSNSINVQGVDEENYSTPEKQLAYLTDKYGASMRDSLLFNVKGATNFYVNVTTASTTKQEYSLSYDATVLKAYNDKNKTNYQALPEDLVTIEGTPVVEAGDIKSNPISVKYNTANNLEKNGIYAIPLRLNSAQNQISKEKGEFVLFVQDITKMPNCHKHNGLQVISCMEINDSNPLYNLCFTLQGTGQYFFDQVILFSGNINYNLETQEVYNYNNENISHVLQYKEKYLEPLQQKGMKVILGILGNHDRAAITNLSVEGCKHFAQELKAKVEAYNLDGVFFDDEYSNTGGSYPGFVSGGNASRLCYETKKAMPNKLVQVYVYGGTTNLYSVEGKQPGEFVDCGIHDYGGTSDLSNNYPGMPKSGMFLGSVECARNYASPSSVYDRIKSEGYGGTMVFGLDPKRTPLEVLNRISQAFYGANVVQTGIYRKDW